The following proteins are encoded in a genomic region of Pseudodesulfovibrio mercurii:
- a CDS encoding phosphonate ABC transporter ATP-binding protein: MLKFNTSAGETPPAVMVDEHREIRVEGLVKSFGRVTVLDGVDLTVNKGEAVALVGSNGAGKSTLLRCLLRLIEPTGGSLEMGGVDVMALRRPGLRKLRSQVGFVFQKHNLVPRLTALTNVLHGAQSRKRGPRVWWHMLATDGERQEAMRCLQLVGLSHVAEQRVDQLSGGQSQRVAIARALMQRPRIMFADEPVASLDPNAGEEVMRLFVDLIRSRGLTLVYTSHSVRHALEYSDRVIGLRDGRIEMDSASRDLDPETLRRIYG, encoded by the coding sequence ATGCTCAAGTTCAATACGTCCGCCGGGGAGACGCCCCCGGCGGTCATGGTCGATGAACACAGGGAAATCCGGGTCGAAGGGCTGGTCAAGTCCTTCGGCCGGGTCACGGTTCTGGACGGCGTGGACCTGACCGTGAACAAGGGCGAGGCCGTGGCCCTGGTCGGGTCCAACGGCGCGGGCAAATCGACCCTGCTGCGCTGCCTGCTGCGGCTCATCGAGCCCACGGGCGGGTCTCTTGAAATGGGCGGGGTGGACGTCATGGCCCTGCGCCGGCCCGGCCTGCGCAAGCTGCGCAGCCAGGTGGGCTTCGTCTTCCAGAAACACAACCTGGTGCCGCGCCTGACCGCCCTGACCAACGTGCTCCACGGAGCCCAGAGCCGCAAGCGCGGCCCGAGGGTCTGGTGGCACATGCTGGCCACCGACGGGGAGCGCCAGGAGGCCATGCGCTGCCTGCAACTGGTCGGGCTGTCGCACGTGGCCGAGCAGCGCGTGGACCAGCTGTCCGGCGGCCAGTCCCAGAGGGTGGCCATCGCCAGGGCGCTCATGCAGCGGCCCAGGATCATGTTCGCGGACGAGCCCGTGGCCAGTCTCGACCCCAACGCGGGCGAGGAGGTCATGCGCCTGTTCGTGGACCTCATCCGCAGCCGGGGGCTGACCCTGGTCTACACCTCCCATTCGGTGCGCCACGCCCTGGAGTACTCGGACCGGGTCATCGGCCTGCGCGACGGGCGCATCGAGATGGACAGCGCGTCCAGGGACCTGGACCCGGAAACCCTGCGGAGGATCTATGGCTGA
- a CDS encoding phosphate/phosphite/phosphonate ABC transporter substrate-binding protein codes for MKRSVVTLLSALLMVLAMSTWALAAETVRLAVTDLEGMEELQREFGVFKEKLGSLTGYDFEFFPVNNRTAAVEALKSQRVDFVLTGPAEYVVFKKRVNAEPVVGFSRPDYFGSIIVLASSGINSVTDLKGKKVAMGDVGSTSKHLAPMQILKDNGLDPLKDVKTLHVDYKVGFEALKRGDVAAFATTNDKFLKMRSKDKQLPAGAFKVIARGPDLPNDVLVVGPHVDKDVVAKVRAAFADHSDEMVAAILTGEDNQKYKGMVFLPQVKDADYNYVRSMYATIGYPQYSDFVGD; via the coding sequence ATGAAACGTTCTGTCGTCACCCTGTTGTCGGCCCTGCTCATGGTCCTGGCCATGTCCACCTGGGCCCTGGCCGCCGAGACCGTTCGCCTGGCCGTCACCGACCTGGAAGGCATGGAGGAGCTCCAGCGGGAGTTCGGCGTGTTCAAGGAGAAGCTGGGCAGCCTGACCGGCTACGATTTCGAGTTCTTCCCGGTCAACAACCGCACGGCCGCCGTGGAGGCCCTCAAGTCCCAGCGGGTGGACTTCGTCCTGACCGGCCCGGCCGAGTACGTGGTCTTCAAGAAGCGCGTCAACGCCGAGCCCGTGGTCGGCTTTTCCCGGCCCGACTACTTCGGCTCGATCATCGTCCTGGCCTCCAGCGGGATCAACTCGGTCACGGACCTGAAGGGCAAGAAGGTGGCCATGGGCGACGTCGGCTCCACCTCCAAGCACCTGGCCCCCATGCAGATCCTCAAGGACAACGGACTCGATCCCCTGAAGGACGTCAAGACCCTGCACGTGGACTACAAGGTCGGCTTCGAGGCCCTCAAGCGCGGCGACGTGGCCGCCTTCGCCACCACCAACGACAAGTTCCTGAAGATGCGCTCCAAGGACAAGCAGCTTCCGGCCGGGGCCTTCAAGGTCATCGCGCGCGGTCCGGACCTGCCCAACGACGTGCTCGTGGTCGGCCCCCACGTGGACAAGGACGTGGTCGCCAAGGTGCGCGCCGCGTTCGCGGACCACTCCGACGAGATGGTCGCCGCCATCCTGACCGGCGAGGACAACCAGAAGTACAAGGGCATGGTCTTCCTGCCCCAGGTCAAGGACGCGGACTACAACTACGTGCGGTCCATGTACGCCACCATCGGCTATCCCCAGTACTCCGACTTCGTGGGTGACTGA